ATAATCACATAAAGAATTTTGAAGTTAGCAGAATATATCCAGGTATTCCAGAATATATTAATGAAAAAGGACGCGGAATGTATCATTATTTAACTGGTTCTGCAAGTTGGTTATTATTAACTGTATTAACAGAAATGTTTGGAGTTAAAGGAGATTTAGGAGATTTATTACTTGAACCAAAATTATTAGACAAGCAATTTGATTGTAAAGGTATTGCTTCAGTGAAAACTTTATTCGCTGATAGAACATTTAATATTATTTATTCAAATAAAAATAGACTAAACTATGGAAAATATAATATATCTTCTGTTTCTTTAAACGGAAGAAAAATAGAATCAGAAATCTTAGGTAATAAAATAAAAATCAAAAGAAGTTTATTGGAATCTTTGGATAAAGACAAAATTCATGAATTAATTATTGAATTAGAATAATTTATTAACTCCATCCTAAAAGGATGGAGTTAATATTTTCAATCTAATATTATTTCTTTATTATTTATATCCAAAATTGAAACTTTACAAGCACCACCTAAATTCTCCATTACTTTTTTAGATAATTCTTCTAAAGCAATTTCAAATTCCTTTCCCCTATTTTCATCAACTAATTCCATACACAAAACCGCATTCTTAGTATTTTCAGTAAGCATAGTTCTTACTGATTCACGCCAATTTAAACATCTACAAATGGCTCCATTATTATCCTTATATATCAATTCTCCTTCATATGGCGGTTCATTTTTATCTTCACCTAATGCAACAAAAAATTCATCACCAACTGCTTTAGTTAATATTATATCACCTGAAATCTTATCAATGTCCTCGCCACCACAAGGCAATAGATATTTCAACGAAATACTGTTATAAATATCAACTAAAGGATTAATATTATTTAAATGATTACCTTTATACACTCTCTTTAATAAAGATTCTATAGATGATCTAGCACCTTTTTTGGTTTTAAACTTTCGAAAAGTTTCTCTCCAAATTCTAATAACTTCATTACTACTAAATTCTGGATTTTTTAAACATTCCAATGCTTTCTTTTCTGCTTCTAAAATCATTTTCTTAAATTTTTCTTCATTTTTAATGGTGTTATCTATTCCTTTACAAACAACTACTCCTATTTTTGCTTTAGGAAACAAGTTCCAAAAATCATTTTCAACAATAAATTTTTTCATAATTTCACCTCTAAACAAATATGATTTAGTTTCAGTTTTATCATATATTGAAATATTTACTTTTTAATAATTTTTATGATAAAATTTTGTGTATGGTAAAATATATTTTTTTGAGGAGGAATGATATGAAATTAAAAGATTTTAAATTAGAGGTTTATTTTGGTAAGTACGAATTTACAGCACCTTATTTATTAACTCAATCTGATTGTGAATCGATGAAATTAGCTCAATTATTAAATTATGAAAGTGAAGAAAAAAGCAAAGAACTATTTGATCTTTGGTTAGGTTATACAGAAGTACAAGGTGATCCAGAGTTAAGAAAGATTATTTCTAGTTTATATGATACTATCCCTGAAAATAATATAGTTGTTCATTCTGGAGCACAAGAACCTATATTTAATTTTATGAATGTACTATTAGAAAAAGGTGATCATATAATATCTCAATTTCCTATATATCAGTCACTATATGAAGTAGCAAATTCTTTAGGATGTGAAATTTCATACTGGAATGTCAAAAAAAATGATAAAGGTTGGTATTTTGATATAAATGATTTAAAAAAATTAATTAAACCAAATACTAAATTAATAGTTTTAAACAGTCCAAATAACCCAACTGGTTATGCTTTTAAGAAAGAAGAATATGAAGAAATTATAGAAATTAGTAGAAAAAATAATACATATATATTTTGCGATGAAGTATATAAAGGATTAGAATTAGATGGAATAACAAGACCATGGTTGGCTGATTTATACGAAAAAGGCATTTCATTAGGTGTTATGTCTAAATCCTACGGTTTAGCAGGATTAAGAATAGGTTGGTTAGCAACTCAAGATAATAATTTAATAGAAAAATTAATAAAAATGAAACATTACACAACTATATGTAATTCAGCAACATCAGAATTTCTAGCCAAAATAGCTTTAAAGCATAGTGATGAAATTTTAAATAGAAATAAAGAAATAATATTAGAAAATTTATCTATTGCCGAAGACTTTTTTAATAAATATAATTCTTTATTTGAGTTTTATAGACAAATGGCAGGTCCTATAGCATTTGTAAAAATAAATATAGATGAAAAAATTGAGGATTTCTGTGAAAAGTTAGTACAAAACAAAGGTGTATTATTATTACCTGCAAATATATATGATTACCCTGGAAATTACTTCAGAATTGGATTTGGAAGAAAAAACTTTAGAGAAAGTTTATTTAAATTCGAAGAATTTTTAATTGAAAATAATTATGTTTAATTGTATTATATGCAACAAATAAAAAATAGCCTTGAACCAAGGCTATTTTTTTATGGTGGAGTCGATGGGACTTGAACCCACGACCTCTACCGTGCCATGGTAGCGCGCTCCCAGCTGCGCCACGACCCCAAACCGTAAATATTATATACAGTTTATGTTAAATATCAATGTATCTATTTTTAAATTATTTTAATAACCTTTATTCAAAGGTATCTCTATATAATCCAACATTCTATCTATTTTTTTAGCTTTTCTAACATCAAAATCTTTTGATTCTCCAACCCCTTTAACTACTACTCTTATTTTTTCAGCACTTACTTCAACTAAAACATATTCTAAAACTCCATATACATATTTTTTTGTATGAGGTAATATATCTTTTTTTGCTCCTGGATCAAAAGGTGCTCCGCCT
This DNA window, taken from Marinitoga sp. 38H-ov, encodes the following:
- a CDS encoding B3/4 domain-containing protein, which produces MKKFIVENDFWNLFPKAKIGVVVCKGIDNTIKNEEKFKKMILEAEKKALECLKNPEFSSNEVIRIWRETFRKFKTKKGARSSIESLLKRVYKGNHLNNINPLVDIYNSISLKYLLPCGGEDIDKISGDIILTKAVGDEFFVALGEDKNEPPYEGELIYKDNNGAICRCLNWRESVRTMLTENTKNAVLCMELVDENRGKEFEIALEELSKKVMENLGGACKVSILDINNKEIILD
- a CDS encoding aminotransferase class I/II-fold pyridoxal phosphate-dependent enzyme, whose translation is MKLKDFKLEVYFGKYEFTAPYLLTQSDCESMKLAQLLNYESEEKSKELFDLWLGYTEVQGDPELRKIISSLYDTIPENNIVVHSGAQEPIFNFMNVLLEKGDHIISQFPIYQSLYEVANSLGCEISYWNVKKNDKGWYFDINDLKKLIKPNTKLIVLNSPNNPTGYAFKKEEYEEIIEISRKNNTYIFCDEVYKGLELDGITRPWLADLYEKGISLGVMSKSYGLAGLRIGWLATQDNNLIEKLIKMKHYTTICNSATSEFLAKIALKHSDEILNRNKEIILENLSIAEDFFNKYNSLFEFYRQMAGPIAFVKINIDEKIEDFCEKLVQNKGVLLLPANIYDYPGNYFRIGFGRKNFRESLFKFEEFLIENNYV